In Sulfurimonas sp. hsl 1-7, the genomic window ATCCCTAACTCTTTTACTTTTAGAAGTATCTCTTCATTCTCAACAAATTCGGCAATTGTTTTAATCCCCATTTTTTTAGCGAAATCAACAATAGTTGAGACAACAAGTTCTGCATCTATATTAGTATCAATATCTTTAATTAACGAACCGTCAATTTTAATATAGTCGGTTTTTAAACGCATCAGGTATTCAAAGTTACTGTATCCGGTTCCAAAATCATCAATAGCTATTTTACAGCCGTAATTTTTCACATTACGAATAAACTCTAAAACCTCATCAAAGTTCTCTATAGATTCCGATTCTACGATCTCAAAAACAACACGTTCACCGATACTGTACTTTTGTAACATTTTACAAATAAAACTTTTGATCTCATCATTTAAAATATCTTCTATCGTCAAATTGAGTGAAAACTCTACATCTTTCTCATGAAAAACCGCAAATGATTTTTCAATCATAATCTGAGTAATCTCAATATAGTGTTTTGTTTTTTTCGCAATATCCAGAAAGAAAAACGGTGATATCAACTGTTCATTATCTTTAAGTCTTACCAAACACTCATATTTTTCCCATTTACCGTTTTTATTATTAACAATCGGCTGAAAAACGGGAACTATATTATCATTTGCTATCGCCTCTTTTATTTTCTTAGTCCATTTGATATTGTTTTTATACTCATCATTTAGCGAGATATCGTCATGATAGGTTACAATATCTTGATTATGTCTTTTTGCAATTCTCAGTGCCATATCTGCCGTTGTTAAAAGTTTCTCTTTTGGCTCATAAGAGATTGACATTGAAAAGTTAAAAGTGATCAACTCTCCGTCTATATCTATCTGTACTTTTGAAATCTCTTCCTTTAAAGCCAATAAAGCATTGCTAAATACTTTTGGTTCAATACGAGGATGAAAGATTACATACTCATCACCTTGAAGATGGTACACTTGAAGCTCTAAGTCGCACTTACAACTACCCATCTTCTGACCAAACTCTTTGATCACATAATCTCCAACTTCATGACCGTAAAAATCGTTAATTTGGGAAAAATTGTCTATATTTAGAATCGCCAAGGCACCTTGTGTACTCTCTTGTATATCGTTTACAAGTTTGTATCTACTTCCAAGACCGGTTAAAAGATCGGTATTTAACATCTCGTCAAGTTGTTTTTGTTGTTCTATCATCTTTGTAACATCATGTCTTACTGCAATGTATTCAATGATGTTATCCTCTTCATCCAAAATAGGCAAGATAACAATATCTACCCAATAATCCTCTCCAAATTTATCTTTATTTTTTAGTGTTTGTTTCCACACTTTTTTCGCTTCAATTGTTTTCCACAGATCGCGAAAGAGTGACTTTGGATTATCAGGGTGTCTTAAAATATTATGAGGACGTCCTAATACTTCGGTTCTAGTATATCCGGTAATTCTGCAAAAGTTGTCATTTACATAGGTGATATTTCCGGTTCGATCTGATTTACTTACAATACTTGATTCATCCATAGCAAGTTTGTGACTTTTAAAAAGGGAGAGTGTTTTTTCTAACTCAATTTCAACCTCTTTTTGATGTGTAATATCTTGAATAGTACCAACAGTTTTGATCGCATTACCATCTTTATCGTAATAATGTTCCCCTGTTTCTTCAACATACTTTATCCTGTTATCTTTCATCAATAATCTATGTTGAATAAGATACTTCTTTTTTTTCTCTAAAGAGTTTGCATACGCTTTATCAACTAATTTACGGTCATCAGGATGTACTGCATTTAAAAACAACTCATACGAAGGGGTTGTAATCGCTTTATCTAGCTCAAAAAGTTTATATACTTCATCTGACCAAAAGAGTTGATCATTAGCTACATCATAATCCCAGTTTCCAAGGTTTGCCAAAGCCTGAGCAGCCTGAAGCTTCTCCTCATTCTTAATTGCCTTTATAAGATTCTGTTCACCCTCGGTAACATCAATAAGATAACCTATAAAATGGGTAATATTTTCATCTTCATCGTAGAAAATTGTTGTAGTGTCTTGAACCCATCTATCTTCACCATTTCCATTTTTTATTCTGTAAGGTTCATGCGTAAAAGATTTTTCTCGTTTTTTACAAGCATTTTGCACTTCATTTTTTACACGCTCAATATCATCCTTATGTACTAAATCTATATACACAAGTTCACCCTCTAAAAACTCTTTAGGGTCATAATGAAAATTTTCTTTTATATTTCCGGAAACTGTTTCAATACTCCAGTTAGCATCGTTTTTCCAAACAAATGAAACCATCGGTCCCAAGTTGAAAAAATCACTGGTTATAAAAGAAAAATAATCTTTCAATTTTGTGCGCATAACTGTTCCCTTTTAAATATATTATACAATTCTTAATTTATTTTTTTAATTATATTATTTATATCATAATATAGCTTTTAAATCTCATTTATTATAACAATGTTTCTAAAGAGGTCATCTTTTTTACATTCATCGGCTTTATCCCTTTAGAGATTAAAGAGTTTTTCAACCCCTCCCCTATTTGTGAACTGACAAAAAGATTGACATTATACTCTGCAAATATTTTCGGTAAAACGATTGCCAGTTTCTTTTTATCGCTATATACGGGATTTTCCAGTTTTTCGAGCAAAGAGATATTCCCCGGTGCCATTTTATATATAAATATATATTGCTCCATCGGTGTGATCTTCTCAAAATTCTCTTCGTTCTCCATACAAATAGCTACAACAAGTTCCTCTTTATCATCCTCTATCTCTATCTTATAGCCGCCCACTATCCCTAAAGATAGTTTATATCGGGCATTTTTTAGGATTCTTGTAAATGTCGGACGGGAGATTCCCATCTTTTGGGCAGCCTCCTCTTGATACAATCCTAAAAGATCCATCAGATATATCGCTTCGATCTCCTCATGCAGTAAAGTAACTTTCCCCTCCGGCTTCACGCCTTCGGGGACAAATTTTTTATACTGCGGTTTAAAATTTAAAGTTCTGCTACTCTTTGTTCTTGCCATGATTTACCCTTTAATATTACAATCTTAGCAGATGTTAATTTAAATTTTCTTGACATATGTTCATAATGATGGCATAATTTGGACATATGTTCATTAAGGAATAGTTATGAATAATATAAAATTAATTTATAACTTCTATCTGGACGGGTTTAAAAACATGAAAACAGGTAAGACTTTATGGAAGATAATCTTCTTAAAGCTGGCTGTAATTTTCCTGTTTTTAAACTACTTTATTCACGATAGATCGTTAGATACAGAGTATAAAACAGAAGATACGAAAATCAATTTCGTATATAACAATTTAATAGGAGAATAAGATGGAAGAACATTTAGTCGATTGGTCTAGAGCTCAGTTTGCTCTGACTGCAATCTATCACTTTTTATTTGTTCCACTTACACTTGGGCTTGGATTTATAGTCGCTATTATGGAGACTATTTATGTAAAAACAGGTTCACAAGAGTGGAAAAAGATCACACAGTTTTGGATGACACTTTTTGCGATCAACTTTGCCATCGGTGTTGCAACAGGACTTATTATGGAGTTTGAATTTGGTACAAACTGGGCAAACTACTCTTGGTTTGTAGGTGATATTTTCGGTGCACCTCTTGCTGTTGAGGGTATACTCGCCTTTTTTATGGAATCTACATTCTTTGCAGTAATGTTTTTCGGCTGGAATAAAGTTGGTAAAAAGTTTCACCTCCTTTCAACATGGCTTGTAGCGATTGGTTCAAACCTTTCAGCTTTATGGATCCTTGTTGCAAACGGCTGGATGCAATATCCTGTGGGTATGACATTTAACCCTGACACTGTTAGAAACGAAATGACAAACTTTTGGGACGTACTTTTCTCACCTGTTGCAATCTCTAAATTTTTACATACGATCGGAAGCGGTTATGTGATCGCAGCTCTTTTTGTTGTAGGGATCAGTGCATACTATCTTCTTAAAAAGAGAGAGGTATCTATTGCTAAAAAATCTATGATCGTAGGTGCTACGTTTGGACTTATCACATCTCTATTTTTAACACTTAGCGGTGATGAATCTGCACACCAGGTAGCTCAACACCAACCTATAAAACTTGCGGCTATGGAGGGATTGTATGAGGGAAGAACTGAAGCCGGAATCGTGGCCGTTGGTATGTTAAATCCTAAAAAAACTTTAACGAATGAAGCAGAGCCTTACCTATTTGAACTTGAGGCTCCATATGCTCTTTCACTGCTTGGATATCATGATATAGATGCTTTTGTACCGGGACTAAACGATCTTGTATATGGGAATAAAGAACGCGGTATTATGAGTGTAGAAGAGAAAATGGCTCGCGGTAAGATCGCAGTTACAGCTTTAGAAGACTACAAAGAGGCGAAAAAAGCAAACAATGAGCAAAAAGCTTTTGAAGCAAAACAGATTCTTGATCAGGATATGAAATATTTCGGGTACGGGCATATTAAAGCACCTGAAGATGTAGTACCGCCTATTGGACTTACATTTTACGCATTTCACATCATGGTTTCACTGGGCGGATGGTTCTTGGTACTCTTTAGTGTACTGCTGTACCTCTCAACTAAAAAGGATATCTCACGCTATACACTGATCTTAAAGTCAGCAGTGCTTTCTATCCCTCTTGGATATATTGCGGCTGAAGCGGGATGGATTGTCGCGGAAGTTGGTCGTCAGCCATGGGCTATTCAGGATTTAATGCCTGTAAATATTGCCGCAACTCAAATAGCGACAACAAATATACAGATCAGTTTTTGGATGTTTGCATTTTTATTTACGCTTCTGCTTGTAGCAGAGATAAAAATTATGCTCAAACAGATTAAAATCGGACCAAATGGAGGACACTAAGATGGGTTTTGGAGATTTAGAACTTTTAACATTACAACAATACTGGTGGTTCATCGTTTCACTGCTTGGTGGGCTTTTTGTATTTATCATGTTTGTCCAGGGTGGACAAACACTGATCGATACACTCTCGGAGAATGAAACTGAAAAGACGATGCTCATTAACTCAATCGGTAGAAAGTGGGAACTTGGGTTTACTACCCTCGTACTTTTTGGCGGGGCTCTTTTTGCAGCTTTTCCACTCTTTTACTCAACTAGCTTCGGCGGTGCGTACTGGGTATGGCTTGCAATTTTATTTTGTTTCATTATCCAGGCGGTAAGTTACGAGTATAGAACAAAGCCTAACAACTTTTTAGGGCAAAAGATTTATGAGAGTTTTTTAAAAATAAACGGTAGCCTTGGGGTATTTTTACTCGGTGTTGCTATCTCTACATTTTTCAGCGGTGCAGAGTTTCACCTAAACGACAATAATTTTGTTCTTTGGGATAACTCGTTAAGAGGTCTTGAAGCACTTGCAAACCCTTATAACTATTTACTAGGTTTTGCTTTAGTTTTTTTAACAAAGATCTCAGGCGCGCTTTACTTTTTAAACAACATTGACTATCAGCCTATTCGTGAAAGAGCGGTGAGTTCAATTAAGTTCAATATGCCTATCTTCCTGATATTTTTCGTAGGGTTTACAGCTTGGCTACTTTTAAAAGACGGTTACGCGGTAGATTCTAACAGTGTTGTTGTGTTAGAGCACCACAAGTACCTCAACAACTTCCTTGAAATGCCTGTAGTTCTCGGTATGTTTATTGTGGGTGTAGCTATGGTTGTGATCGCCGTATTTGTTGCCGTTGTATATGGATTTACTTGTTGTATCAGAACTGCGGGAGTCGGAACAGTTGTTACCGTTACAGCCATTTTACTCAATGTGGGTTATAACAATACCGCATACTACCCTTCACTTACAGACTTGCAAAGCAGTTTAACAATTATGAATTCATCTGGGAGTCACTACACACTGATGGCTATGAGTTATGCTTCATTGATGGTACCGTTTGTTTTAGCATATATCGCTTATGCTTGGTACTCAATGGACAGAGTAAAAATTACAAAAGAAGAGATTGAAGCACCAGATGCTCACAACTACTAGGAGTCTATGATGGAATATTTAGCAGAATTGGGTTGGCTGAGTCTTTGGCCAATCGTCATATATTTAGGTTGGAAGTTTAGTGTAAAAAATGTATTAAAATTTGAGGAGAAAGAGTCATGATCGCAATTCCCGTAAAAACGAACAATGAAAATCCGGCACTCAGCCCGCTCTTTGGCAAAGCAAAATGGTTTGCATATGTAGATAGAGATGGTAATATCTCAATTGAAAAGAACGAAACGCAAAGCGGTCGTGTAGTAGTTGATA contains:
- a CDS encoding bifunctional diguanylate cyclase/phosphodiesterase; this translates as MRTKLKDYFSFITSDFFNLGPMVSFVWKNDANWSIETVSGNIKENFHYDPKEFLEGELVYIDLVHKDDIERVKNEVQNACKKREKSFTHEPYRIKNGNGEDRWVQDTTTIFYDEDENITHFIGYLIDVTEGEQNLIKAIKNEEKLQAAQALANLGNWDYDVANDQLFWSDEVYKLFELDKAITTPSYELFLNAVHPDDRKLVDKAYANSLEKKKKYLIQHRLLMKDNRIKYVEETGEHYYDKDGNAIKTVGTIQDITHQKEVEIELEKTLSLFKSHKLAMDESSIVSKSDRTGNITYVNDNFCRITGYTRTEVLGRPHNILRHPDNPKSLFRDLWKTIEAKKVWKQTLKNKDKFGEDYWVDIVILPILDEEDNIIEYIAVRHDVTKMIEQQKQLDEMLNTDLLTGLGSRYKLVNDIQESTQGALAILNIDNFSQINDFYGHEVGDYVIKEFGQKMGSCKCDLELQVYHLQGDEYVIFHPRIEPKVFSNALLALKEEISKVQIDIDGELITFNFSMSISYEPKEKLLTTADMALRIAKRHNQDIVTYHDDISLNDEYKNNIKWTKKIKEAIANDNIVPVFQPIVNNKNGKWEKYECLVRLKDNEQLISPFFFLDIAKKTKHYIEITQIMIEKSFAVFHEKDVEFSLNLTIEDILNDEIKSFICKMLQKYSIGERVVFEIVESESIENFDEVLEFIRNVKNYGCKIAIDDFGTGYSNFEYLMRLKTDYIKIDGSLIKDIDTNIDAELVVSTIVDFAKKMGIKTIAEFVENEEILLKVKELGIGYSQGYHCSKPLSTIPK
- the cydB gene encoding cytochrome d ubiquinol oxidase subunit II, translated to MGFGDLELLTLQQYWWFIVSLLGGLFVFIMFVQGGQTLIDTLSENETEKTMLINSIGRKWELGFTTLVLFGGALFAAFPLFYSTSFGGAYWVWLAILFCFIIQAVSYEYRTKPNNFLGQKIYESFLKINGSLGVFLLGVAISTFFSGAEFHLNDNNFVLWDNSLRGLEALANPYNYLLGFALVFLTKISGALYFLNNIDYQPIRERAVSSIKFNMPIFLIFFVGFTAWLLLKDGYAVDSNSVVVLEHHKYLNNFLEMPVVLGMFIVGVAMVVIAVFVAVVYGFTCCIRTAGVGTVVTVTAILLNVGYNNTAYYPSLTDLQSSLTIMNSSGSHYTLMAMSYASLMVPFVLAYIAYAWYSMDRVKITKEEIEAPDAHNY
- a CDS encoding DUF4492 domain-containing protein, whose product is MNNIKLIYNFYLDGFKNMKTGKTLWKIIFLKLAVIFLFLNYFIHDRSLDTEYKTEDTKINFVYNNLIGE
- a CDS encoding DUF134 domain-containing protein; this encodes MARTKSSRTLNFKPQYKKFVPEGVKPEGKVTLLHEEIEAIYLMDLLGLYQEEAAQKMGISRPTFTRILKNARYKLSLGIVGGYKIEIEDDKEELVVAICMENEENFEKITPMEQYIFIYKMAPGNISLLEKLENPVYSDKKKLAIVLPKIFAEYNVNLFVSSQIGEGLKNSLISKGIKPMNVKKMTSLETLL
- a CDS encoding cytochrome ubiquinol oxidase subunit I is translated as MEEHLVDWSRAQFALTAIYHFLFVPLTLGLGFIVAIMETIYVKTGSQEWKKITQFWMTLFAINFAIGVATGLIMEFEFGTNWANYSWFVGDIFGAPLAVEGILAFFMESTFFAVMFFGWNKVGKKFHLLSTWLVAIGSNLSALWILVANGWMQYPVGMTFNPDTVRNEMTNFWDVLFSPVAISKFLHTIGSGYVIAALFVVGISAYYLLKKREVSIAKKSMIVGATFGLITSLFLTLSGDESAHQVAQHQPIKLAAMEGLYEGRTEAGIVAVGMLNPKKTLTNEAEPYLFELEAPYALSLLGYHDIDAFVPGLNDLVYGNKERGIMSVEEKMARGKIAVTALEDYKEAKKANNEQKAFEAKQILDQDMKYFGYGHIKAPEDVVPPIGLTFYAFHIMVSLGGWFLVLFSVLLYLSTKKDISRYTLILKSAVLSIPLGYIAAEAGWIVAEVGRQPWAIQDLMPVNIAATQIATTNIQISFWMFAFLFTLLLVAEIKIMLKQIKIGPNGGH